The DNA region GGCCGCGAAGCGGGGCTGCAAGGTGCTGATGGGAGAAGCGGTGTTGGAGGCCGAGTGGGGCCGTCTTGAGGCTCTCGAATCTGAAATCAAGGCCCGGAAACGGGAACTGAAAAAACGAATCGGGGGCAACCGATGAAGGAATGGTTCACAGCACAGGAGATCGCAGGCATGAACGGAATGCCAGGGACAGATCGTAATATTCGACACAAGGCGCATGTTGAGAATTGGAAATTCCGCAAGCGGGCCTTTGGCAAGGGCCGGGAATACCACATCAAATCCATGCCGGAAGCCACGCGCAAGGCCATCATTTCACGCAAGCTCGATCAAATGGAACTCCCCGGGGTCATCGAGGCTCCGCTCCCTCCCCCCACAGTGATTCAGAAACAGGCCGCCGTGCTCAAGGATTGGCAGAAGGAGCGCATGGATGCGCGGGCGGCCCTTCTCCACCAGGTGGAAGACCTGGCCTTAATGCTGGGGATCGAGAAGGCCATCAAGGAAGTGGTAAGCCGCGCCAGGGAAGGCGCCCTTCCCGATCACCTGCAGCGCCTAGTTCCGATTGCGAATGCCAAAGGCGGCGGGAACGGCAAGCGCACCCTATCTTCCCGCACCATCAAGCGCTGGCGGGCCGCCATGAAGGAGGGAGTATCGGCCCTGGCCCCCAAGCCCACCGAACGGGCGGCCTTTCCGCCCTGGGGTATGGCCCTGCTCAAGGTGTACCGGCAACCGCAAAATCCGTCCTTGAAGGCCTCCCTGAAAGTGCTGTCAAAAGCGGGTTCGCTTCCCGAGGGCGTCAAGGCTCCCACCTATACCCAGGCGCGGAGTTTCCTGGCCCGGCTGGGGGAGGTCTACCAGCGGCGGGGGCGGATGGGGCCACGCGAGTTGCAGTCGATCCAGCCTTTTGTGCGGCGCGATACCTCGGAAATGTCCCCCGGCGATTGCTATTCTGCGGACGGGCACACCTTCGATGCCGAAGTCGCCCACCCGATCCACGGCAAGCCCTTCCGCCCGGAGATCACCCTCGTTATCGACGTCGCCACGCGCAAGGCGGTGGGGTGGAGTTGCACCCTGGCGGAAAGCGCCCTGGCCACCCTGGACGCCCTGCGTCACGCCTCCGTGCGCGAGGGCATTCCGTCCATTTTCTACGTGGATCGCGGCCCCGGCTACAATAACGATCTT from Candidatus Glassbacteria bacterium includes:
- a CDS encoding DDE-type integrase/transposase/recombinase, with the translated sequence MKEWFTAQEIAGMNGMPGTDRNIRHKAHVENWKFRKRAFGKGREYHIKSMPEATRKAIISRKLDQMELPGVIEAPLPPPTVIQKQAAVLKDWQKERMDARAALLHQVEDLALMLGIEKAIKEVVSRAREGALPDHLQRLVPIANAKGGGNGKRTLSSRTIKRWRAAMKEGVSALAPKPTERAAFPPWGMALLKVYRQPQNPSLKASLKVLSKAGSLPEGVKAPTYTQARSFLARLGEVYQRRGRMGPRELQSIQPFVRRDTSEMSPGDCYSADGHTFDAEVAHPIHGKPFRPEITLVIDVATRKAVGWSCTLAESALATLDALRHASVREGIPSIFYVDRGPGYNNDLLKHQACGLLARMGTTITHSIPYNSQARGLAERGHQTIWVRAAKKLPTYMGEKMDPEAKQIAFKRTRATGEWLLPWEAFCKLIDREVWEYNHNHYHSGLAKITDPETGKRRYQSPQEAWDGHVDQGWSPAFPEDPDSLFRPQEQRKIQRGEVRLFGGIYFSKELAEYHGCDALVGYDVWDPARVWVHDLEGALICTAEAGANKAGYFPKSMIEQARETRAKTRRRRLETKLAEVEAEGGGPAETEPTPVSPAEREAAAVKLAELEAPSSPAPVNESANGRPVFFTDADKFRWLRANKAEVTGADREWADDYKGSDEYRLLFGPDDGGMEAAM